The Clupea harengus chromosome 6, Ch_v2.0.2, whole genome shotgun sequence genome contains a region encoding:
- the tmem144b gene encoding transmembrane protein 144b isoform X4: MGVFFQWVNCLAIWLVGFLGDQLLHSPAVHPFTMLGGAIWATGNITAVPIVKTIGLGLGVLLWGSSGLLIGWASSRFGWFGIGSQDVPRPLLNYCGAALCLFSSCMFVCVKSDLQPCIRTSPILENSPLLTDRQLNSDLFDSSGTWPDNVSPKYKRLLGCSLAILAGIFYGCSFVPVLYIKNQASNNASIFVGASLNDIEYCFAQYNGIFLTSTIYFLVYCVVMKNRPRIYPRSVLPAVFSGTIWGIATYSWFMANTYLNTVITFPIVSAGYSLVAALWGGVVFKEVRGLANCLVFVLAATMVLTGTVLTALSKIWA, translated from the exons gcgTGTTCTTCCAGTGGGTGAATTGTCTGGCGATCTGGCTGGTGGGATTCCTGGGGGACCAGCTTCTCCACTCCCCCGCCGTGCACCCCTTCACCATGCTGGGCGGCGCCATCTGGGCCACAG GTAACATAACGGCGGTTCCCATAGTGAAGACTATTGGCCTGGGCCTGGGTGTTCTGCTGTGGGGATCCAGTGGACTACTGATAGGTTGGGCCAGCTCCAG GTTTGGTTGGTTCGGCATAGGCTCACAGGATGTGCCCAGACCTCTGCTGAACTACTGTGGTGCCGCCCTCTGCCTGTTCAG CTCATGCATGTTCGTCTGCGTAAAGAGTGATCTACAGCCCTGCATCAGAACATCCCCAATACTGGAGAATTCACCCCTCCTCACAGAccgg CagctgaactctgacctctttGACTCCTCGGGCACCTGGCCAGACAACGTGTCCCCCAAGTACAAGCGCCTCCT aggTTGCTCGCTGGCCATCCTGGCTGGGATCTTCTATGGCTGCTCATTCGTGCCCGTTCTCTACATCAAGAACCAGGCCTCCAACAACGCCAGCATCTTCGTCGGGGCCAGCCTGAACG acattgAGTACTGCTTTGCCCAGTACAATGGGATCTTCCTGACGAGCACCATCTACTTCCTGGTGTACTGTGTGGTCATGAAGAACAGGCCGCGCATATATCCCCGCTCCGTCCTCCCAG CGGTCTTCAGTGGCACCATCTGGGGAATAGCTACATACTCCTGGTTTATGGCCAACACTTACCTCAACACTGTCATCACCTTCCCCATTGTGTCTGCT GGTTATAGCCTGGTAGCGGCCCTGTGGGGAGGAGTGGTCTTTAAAGAAGTTCGG GGTCTGGCCAACTGCCTTGTATTTGTGTTGGCTGCTACGATGGTCTTGACTGGAACTGTGCTGACTGCCCTCTCCAAGAT CTGGGCCTGA